The Micromonospora sp. Llam0 genome includes a window with the following:
- a CDS encoding aldo/keto reductase has translation MNTRHIGDVGVGAIGLGGMPMSIEGRPDEQRSIATIHAALDAGVTLIDTADAYHLYADDVGHNESLIARAVATFGGDTSDVLIATKGGHLRPGDGSWTKNGSPDYLKSACEASLKRLGVEAIGLYQFHRPDPTVPYADSIGAIRDLLDAGKIRLAGISNADPEQIRLANDILGGRLVSVQNQFSPAFRSSEPELTLCAELGIAFLPWSPLGGIGSAADLGSRFAVFAEVAKEYGVSPQQVCLAWLLAKAPVVVPIPGASRPETIRDSAAAADLELSAEHLARLDQPA, from the coding sequence ATGAACACCCGCCACATCGGTGACGTCGGCGTCGGCGCGATCGGCCTCGGCGGCATGCCGATGTCGATCGAGGGCCGGCCCGACGAGCAGCGGTCGATCGCCACGATCCACGCCGCGCTGGACGCCGGTGTCACCCTGATCGACACCGCCGACGCCTACCACCTGTACGCCGACGACGTCGGCCACAACGAGTCACTGATCGCCCGCGCCGTGGCGACCTTCGGCGGTGACACGTCCGACGTGCTGATCGCCACGAAGGGCGGTCACCTGCGGCCCGGCGACGGCTCGTGGACCAAGAACGGCTCGCCCGACTACCTGAAGAGCGCCTGCGAGGCGTCGCTGAAACGGCTCGGCGTCGAAGCGATCGGCCTCTACCAGTTCCACCGGCCCGACCCCACCGTGCCGTACGCGGACTCGATCGGCGCCATCCGGGACCTGCTCGACGCCGGGAAGATCCGGCTGGCCGGCATCTCCAACGCCGACCCGGAGCAGATCCGGCTCGCCAACGACATCCTCGGCGGCCGGCTGGTCAGCGTACAGAATCAGTTCTCCCCGGCGTTCCGCTCCAGCGAGCCGGAGCTGACGCTCTGCGCCGAACTGGGCATCGCGTTCCTGCCGTGGAGCCCGCTCGGCGGCATCGGCAGCGCCGCCGACCTGGGGTCGCGGTTCGCGGTGTTCGCCGAGGTCGCGAAGGAGTACGGGGTCAGCCCGCAGCAGGTCTGCCTGGCCTGGCTGCTGGCGAAGGCACCGGTCGTGGTCCCGATCCCCGGGGCGTCGCGCCCGGAGACGATCCGTGACTCGGCCGCCGCCGCCGACCTGGAGCTGTCGGCCGAACACCTGGCCCGCCTCGACCAGCCCGCCTGA
- a CDS encoding GNAT family N-acetyltransferase, with product MSLESRIQTIRAFNRDVTERLGVLEDRYLARDRPLSLDRLLWEIGTDGIEVRELRSRLGLDSGYTSRQLRALEQEGLVVVSPSEHDSRVRRATLTPSGLAELAVLDQLSDELVGTILAPLTERQRDELAAATETVRRLFTASTVAIAAADPASEPARRAVDAYHRTLDDRFDGGFRPDRAVPAADDALRPPSGLFLLATLKDRPVGCVGVTKADDTSAEIRRLWVSSELRGLGIGRRLLAAAEDAATSLGAGVVRLDTNRSLTEAIALYRAAGYDEAAPFNDQPYAHHWFAKSLTGESLPGGGAGAPPGRVGFLGLGIMGLPMARRLARSGVGLTVWSRTPKPDDELRAAGARTAANVPEVFAQCDTVIVMLRNADAVDQVLRDVPGGIARLVAGRTIVNMGTLSPEYSKALADEVEKAGGHYVEAPVSGSRRPAEDGKLVAMVAGRPDDVRRTVALLDPMCAQVTVCGPVPSGITMKLAVNVFLIALVTGLAEAFHFADRHGLDRQLLRGILDAGQMSSPISRVKTAKLVGDDLTAQAAIADVRMNAELIVDAAAAAGTGVPLSELCRALYADAVSRGDGALDMVGVIRTIAAGQQHRRR from the coding sequence ATGAGCTTGGAGTCCCGGATCCAGACCATCCGCGCGTTCAACCGCGACGTCACCGAACGACTCGGCGTGCTGGAGGACCGCTACCTGGCACGCGACCGACCGCTCAGCCTCGATCGTCTGCTGTGGGAGATCGGCACCGACGGCATCGAGGTCCGTGAGCTGCGCAGCCGCCTCGGGCTCGACTCCGGCTACACCAGCCGGCAGCTGCGCGCACTCGAGCAGGAAGGGCTGGTCGTCGTGTCCCCTTCGGAACACGACAGCCGGGTCCGCCGGGCCACCCTCACCCCGTCGGGGTTGGCGGAGCTGGCGGTGCTGGACCAGCTCTCCGACGAACTGGTCGGCACGATCCTGGCGCCGCTGACCGAGCGCCAACGCGACGAGCTCGCCGCTGCGACCGAGACAGTACGCCGCCTGTTCACCGCCTCCACGGTCGCGATCGCCGCCGCCGATCCGGCCTCGGAACCGGCGCGCCGGGCGGTCGACGCGTACCACCGCACGCTCGACGACCGGTTCGACGGCGGGTTCCGGCCCGACCGGGCGGTGCCCGCCGCCGACGACGCGCTGCGTCCCCCGTCCGGGCTGTTCCTGCTCGCGACGCTGAAGGACCGCCCCGTCGGATGCGTCGGCGTCACCAAGGCCGACGACACGTCAGCGGAGATCCGCCGGCTCTGGGTGTCGTCCGAGCTGCGCGGGCTGGGGATCGGGCGGCGGCTGCTCGCCGCGGCCGAGGACGCGGCGACGTCGCTCGGGGCGGGCGTCGTGCGACTGGACACCAACCGGTCCCTCACCGAGGCGATCGCCCTGTACCGGGCCGCCGGGTACGACGAGGCCGCCCCGTTCAACGACCAGCCGTACGCGCACCACTGGTTCGCCAAGTCGCTGACCGGCGAGTCGCTGCCCGGTGGCGGCGCCGGTGCCCCGCCCGGCCGGGTCGGGTTCCTCGGCCTGGGCATCATGGGGCTGCCGATGGCCCGCCGGCTCGCCCGCAGCGGCGTCGGGCTGACCGTGTGGAGCCGTACCCCGAAGCCCGACGACGAACTCAGGGCGGCCGGTGCCCGTACCGCCGCGAACGTCCCGGAGGTGTTCGCGCAGTGCGACACGGTGATCGTGATGCTGCGCAACGCGGACGCCGTCGACCAGGTCCTCCGCGACGTGCCTGGCGGGATCGCCCGCCTCGTCGCCGGACGCACGATCGTCAACATGGGAACGCTGTCCCCCGAGTACTCCAAGGCGCTGGCCGACGAGGTGGAGAAGGCCGGCGGACACTACGTCGAAGCCCCGGTCTCCGGCTCCCGCCGCCCGGCGGAGGACGGCAAACTGGTCGCCATGGTGGCGGGCCGACCCGACGACGTCCGGCGCACCGTCGCGCTGCTCGACCCGATGTGCGCGCAGGTCACCGTCTGCGGGCCGGTGCCGTCCGGGATCACGATGAAGCTCGCCGTCAACGTGTTCCTGATCGCCCTCGTGACCGGCCTCGCCGAGGCGTTCCACTTCGCCGACCGGCACGGTCTCGACCGGCAGCTGCTGCGTGGCATCCTCGACGCGGGGCAGATGTCCTCCCCGATCTCCCGGGTCAAGACCGCGAAGCTGGTCGGCGACGACCTCACCGCGCAGGCGGCCATCGCCGATGTGCGGATGAACGCCGAGCTCATCGTCGACGCGGCCGCCGCAGCGGGGACCGGTGTCCCGCTCAGCGAGCTGTGCCGGGCGCTCTACGCCGACGCGGTCAGCCGTGGCGACGGAGCCCTCGACATGGTCGGCGTCATCCGTACCATCGCCGCCGGACAGCAGCATCGCCGACGGTGA
- a CDS encoding LysR family transcriptional regulator produces MELRQLEYFVAVAEERHFTRAAERMHVAQSGLSASIRSLERELGASLFVRNTRSVELTNEGRALLTQARHALANVAAAKDAVAAVRGLLRGRLAVGTLQCLGAVDLPAALARFHAAHPGVEIRLRQGGSPDLVERVRTGDLDLAFVSAPASAPTGVTLAPIRAEPMVLACGPDHPLRERAEVGLGELSGETFVDFSPGWISRDVVDQALTAAGVDRRVAFEVNDVHWLLDLVSHGLGVAVVPQFFTTKRTAARFVPITDPPHWNIAVATASGRHPSTAATALLSLDGLRSRS; encoded by the coding sequence GTGGAGCTGCGTCAGCTCGAGTACTTCGTGGCGGTCGCCGAGGAGCGGCATTTCACCCGGGCAGCCGAGCGGATGCACGTCGCGCAGTCCGGCCTGTCGGCCTCCATCCGCTCGCTGGAACGTGAGCTGGGGGCCAGCCTGTTCGTCCGCAACACCCGCAGCGTCGAGTTGACCAACGAGGGTCGGGCGCTGCTCACCCAGGCCCGGCACGCCCTGGCCAACGTCGCCGCCGCCAAGGACGCGGTGGCCGCGGTCCGGGGGCTGCTGCGCGGCCGGCTGGCGGTCGGCACGCTGCAGTGCCTGGGCGCGGTCGACCTGCCGGCGGCGCTGGCCCGGTTCCACGCCGCCCACCCCGGCGTGGAGATCCGACTCCGCCAGGGCGGGTCGCCGGACCTGGTCGAACGGGTCCGCACCGGCGACCTCGACCTGGCGTTCGTGTCGGCGCCCGCCAGCGCGCCGACCGGCGTGACGCTGGCCCCGATCCGGGCCGAGCCGATGGTGCTGGCCTGCGGGCCGGACCATCCGCTGCGCGAACGCGCCGAGGTCGGCCTGGGCGAGCTGTCCGGTGAGACCTTCGTCGACTTCTCCCCCGGCTGGATCAGCCGGGACGTCGTCGACCAGGCGTTGACCGCCGCCGGTGTCGACCGGCGAGTGGCGTTCGAGGTCAACGATGTGCACTGGCTGCTCGACCTGGTCAGTCACGGGCTGGGCGTCGCCGTCGTACCACAGTTTTTCACCACCAAGCGGACCGCCGCGCGCTTCGTACCGATCACCGACCCGCCGCACTGGAACATCGCGGTGGCGACCGCGAGCGGCCGGCATCCGAGCACCGCCGCGACCGCGTTGCTGTCCCTCGACGGCCTCCGCTCCCGATCCTGA
- a CDS encoding low temperature requirement protein A has protein sequence MEATKPTSLVMPAAPGMKVSRLELFYDLVFVFAFIHVTTASVEDLEPFGLVAIFLLLSVLWLVWSRFALLGNNLRADWGMMPIHGFTIMAIVFIAVATLPGLGDEPPQAQPGVPQVIPGEFIFPTCYLLIWLLEAAALRVAARTHPELLGTWWRDTPVLAASTALLFVAAVVPLLGWPGEGVATLLLLWTLGVGVAYLTTVRLEPFAVVSAGHWTERHAQIVLIGFGEALLSLGLGSGASIGAPGTVPVITATLLGIALICALWWAYFDTRSYAAEQVLHHTHGLPRDRLARDAYTLLHLPMLFGIILLSLGLKQTLAYLAGASSTGEDAPLEPIHLRALYGGVLLYLVALSAFQLRTVRSVSASLAVPVLLLAALLPVADRVPAFAALLLLTAITVAGVAADSRRSGASRHQLREHRLAEQQALEREESDWRRRHG, from the coding sequence GTGGAAGCCACAAAACCGACATCTCTGGTCATGCCCGCCGCACCGGGCATGAAGGTCTCTCGCCTCGAGTTGTTCTACGACCTGGTTTTCGTGTTCGCCTTCATCCACGTGACCACCGCCTCGGTCGAGGACCTCGAACCGTTCGGACTGGTGGCGATCTTTCTGCTCCTGTCGGTGCTCTGGCTGGTCTGGTCCCGGTTCGCCCTGCTGGGAAACAATCTCCGGGCCGACTGGGGAATGATGCCGATCCACGGCTTCACCATCATGGCGATCGTCTTCATCGCGGTGGCGACGCTGCCCGGCCTCGGCGACGAACCGCCGCAGGCACAGCCCGGCGTCCCACAGGTCATTCCCGGCGAGTTCATTTTCCCCACCTGCTACCTGCTGATCTGGTTGCTGGAAGCCGCGGCGCTGCGCGTCGCCGCGAGGACGCACCCCGAACTACTGGGCACCTGGTGGAGGGACACGCCGGTGCTGGCCGCCAGTACCGCACTGCTGTTCGTCGCCGCAGTGGTACCGCTCCTGGGGTGGCCCGGCGAGGGCGTCGCCACGCTCCTGCTGCTCTGGACGCTCGGCGTCGGTGTCGCGTACCTGACCACCGTCCGCCTCGAACCGTTCGCCGTGGTCTCCGCCGGGCACTGGACGGAGCGGCACGCGCAGATCGTCCTCATCGGGTTCGGTGAGGCGCTGCTGTCGCTCGGGCTCGGCTCGGGTGCTTCGATCGGGGCGCCGGGCACCGTTCCGGTGATCACCGCGACGCTGCTCGGCATCGCCCTGATCTGCGCCCTGTGGTGGGCGTACTTCGACACCCGGTCGTACGCCGCCGAGCAGGTACTGCACCACACCCACGGGCTACCCCGTGACCGGCTCGCCCGCGACGCCTACACCCTGCTGCATCTGCCCATGCTGTTCGGCATCATCCTGCTCTCCCTCGGGTTGAAGCAGACGTTGGCCTACCTGGCCGGGGCGTCGTCGACCGGCGAGGACGCCCCGCTCGAGCCGATCCACCTGCGTGCGCTCTACGGCGGGGTGCTGCTCTACCTGGTGGCGTTGTCGGCCTTTCAGCTACGGACCGTCCGCAGCGTCTCCGCCAGCCTCGCCGTACCTGTCCTGCTGCTCGCCGCGCTGCTACCGGTGGCCGACCGGGTCCCGGCGTTCGCAGCGCTGCTGCTGCTCACCGCGATCACCGTCGCCGGTGTCGCCGCCGACAGCCGGCGGTCCGGGGCCTCGCGGCACCAGCTGCGCGAACACCGGCTCGCCGAGCAGCAGGCCCTGGAACGGGAAGAGAGTGACTGGCGACGCCGCCACGGATGA